Proteins encoded in a region of the Hydrogenobacter sp. genome:
- the yajC gene encoding preprotein translocase subunit YajC — protein MIDIAYAQQTTPGGPAGAFFVQLIFLIGIFAIFYFLMIRPQQKARKRHQEFLANLKKGDKVITSGGIWGTVVEIGDETVTLKVDANTRITFTKEAIASYQPKKEEKPEKD, from the coding sequence ATGATAGATATTGCCTATGCTCAACAAACCACACCGGGAGGACCTGCAGGAGCCTTTTTCGTTCAGCTCATATTCCTTATAGGTATATTTGCTATCTTTTACTTTCTTATGATAAGACCCCAGCAAAAGGCAAGAAAAAGGCATCAGGAGTTTTTGGCAAATCTCAAAAAAGGTGATAAGGTTATAACGAGTGGAGGTATATGGGGTACCGTAGTGGAGATAGGTGATGAAACAGTAACCTTAAAGGTAGATGCCAATACAAGAATTACCTTCACGAAAGAAGCTATAGCAAGTTATCAGCCAAAGAAGGAGGAAAAGCCAGAAAAAGATTAA